The following are from one region of the Fusarium verticillioides 7600 chromosome 1, whole genome shotgun sequence genome:
- a CDS encoding serine/threonine protein kinase: MPPSCFDLSSLNIYHPITDPQNEMDSSSGRNLTSFRGETSDPTTFKPYDPETLDDARFIPNALDFAYRAFLADNAVTLSVPPAFSNAQAVDSASYAGRGASFTVYRRRIPPQKLLTSVTNMDGLLIEIKDKRKLPEVVAYKVAVIEFSDKGEATQTSRHAIDAAIMELYLSTHRPILQHPNLVDFLGLAWGANPFNSSQKLPVLMVEFAEHGSLSQLQQREYLGIETRRKLCLDVCKGLHMLHSCGIVHGDIKAPNVLIFPDTEHKYRAKVNDFGYSQVINTERSSLLLGGTRPWKAPEAKTAVTVSDAKYTDIYSLSLFIWCTFAHGQNIFKLLVDPSKQGEEFFAEAEKLKVSQELAAQTDISAWYMKAIMATTYGDTGQFLQRFQSLQQQLQQNNTQANHPAVGIDDIEKILCAIPPALFQAMEPLKQQLIATVESLGSYEAMKRAVTIGLSNEPHQRDLEQIMVALGHSGSFTQDSAEQNQVLKSNLNQHFFTWRHWTKMDPSVQRYLTTTYIQRGEGEVKKGMINPPEAFLLTALYINGYGVDKDTSQALRWLFNAWGVKHPLASAYGYRIAQAIGHTPDNLESVIETLELMALRGSRTALQDLAMLSKSTYEKTKKTIRDVLAGTGANFFFKTEMLHGFAHNMWIRTFENIPILLENFSQLDSIADYTANKRGDRILHVAASCGQTEAIGALLNHFPSLEVNQLNGQGETPLLCACRAGQYDTVLWLASNGATASVARNGESPLHWLISFNDEEIESVGPALIQAGADVNAKTSTFIAYQAGFPASLDIDRLPEGHPIGWATQCDRPKIVKFLLSHTADPRMCNTSWPQARSALEIAASQLRSECLELMIHAIEQFNLEQGAEKRGGFFVTGLLQQAVYGSSLFDMILYHGPRYQQAMESTFQCLLPRTSRLVSPQGYGGFNQTLLYLAISLARDELVEYLLKHGADVIKTGENYDEEVLQSQDVGAFKTADINRACGVDLRTPLLEAVRWNRPTMVNLLLEHGAHATGASKNPFSGQDSTWTALHVLAYAGQNDTRLVQPLLDHGAPLDGFPDEPGRTESPLLVAVQNDQFQLAECFVSHGADINFTSMSSGHLSFTNPTTILGHVIASNARNSIARLRYLLDSGDCLDFIVERTRQWTALHRAAAAHIDAEFRGTDATEAAELDWTDIDWSANREIVNELLLRFSDPAQLDAVEKSMGLTAMHLAVLAGNDAAVKLLLDKGARGDMPSAGGQGPTAADMALGIQMERLSVSEEGARPGEEEVAARKRCSDLLNPLAQPLA, encoded by the exons ATGCCGCCTTCATGCTTTGATCTGAGCAGCTTGAACATCTATCATCCAATTACTGATCCCCAAAACGAAATGGATTCCTCTTCAGGAAGAAATCTGACGTCTTTTAGGGGGGAAACCTCCGATCCTACGACCTTTAAACCGTATGACCCGGAAACCCTAGACGATGCGCGCTTCATCCCGAACGCCTTGGACTTTGCCTATcgagccttcttggctgacaATGCCGTGACATTATCGGTACCTCCGGCATTTTCGAATGCACAAGCCGTGGACAGCGCCTCATACGCCGGCCGGGGCGCTAGCTTCACCGTTTATCGACGTCGCATCCCGCCCCAGAAGCTCCTAACGTCGGTTACAAACATGGATGGCCTCTTGATCGAAATCAAAGACAAACGCAAGCTGCCGGAGGTAGTAGCATACAAAGTGGCCGTCATCGAGTTTTCGGATAAAGGTGAAGCCACTCAAACGTCCCGGCACGCCATAGACGCTGCAATCATGGAACTCTATCTCTCGACGCACCGCCCAATCCTGCAACACCCCAATCTCGTAGACTTTCTTGGATTGGCATGGGGAGCAAACCCATTCAACTCGTCGCAGAAACTGCCGGTTCTTATGGTGGAGTTTGCGGAACACGGGAGCCTCTCGCAGCTGCAACAGAGGGAGTATCTCGGCATAGAGACTCGCCGTAAGCTCTGCCTTGATGTCTGCAAAGGCCTGCATATGCTTCATTCATGCGGCATAGTCCACGGCGACATCAAGGCACCGAATGTCTTGATATTCCCAGATACAGAGCACAAGTACAGAGCCAAAGTGAATGACTTCGGCTACTCTCAGGTGATAAATACTGAAAGGAGCAGCCTCTTGCTAGGAGGAACCCGGCCGTGGAAGGCCCCAGAGGCGAAAACAGCAGTCACAGTATCAGACGCAAAGTATACCGACATATACTCACTGTCACTCTTTATCTGGTGTACATTTGCGCATGGTCaaaacatcttcaaactCCTCGTGGACCCCTCCAAACAAGGCGAAGAATTCTTCGCGGAAGCGGAGAAACTGAAGGTTAGCCAAGAGCTAGCTGCCCAGACAGATATTTCTGCATGGTACATGAAAGCCATTATGGCCACTACTTATGGCGACACCGGCCAGTTCCTCCAGCGCTTCCAGTCTCTCCAGCAGCAATTGCAGCAGAACAACACACAGGCCAACCACCCAGCAGTCGGCATTGACGACATTGAAAAGATTCTGTGTGCAATTCCACCCGCGCTTTTTCAAGCGATGGAGCCACTGAAGCAACAGCTGATCGCAACTGTTGAAAGTTTGGGCTCATACGAAGCGATGAAAAGAGCTGTGACAATAGGATTATCGAATGAGCCACACCAGAGGGACCTAGAACAAATCATGGTCGCCCTGGGCCACAGTGGTTCGTTTACTCAAGATAG TGCGGAGCAGAATCAAGTGTTGAAATCGAACCTGAAT CAACATTTCTTTACGTGGCGCCACTGGACGAAGATGGACCCTTCCGTTCAGAGGTACCTGACAACAACATACATCCAAAGAGGCGAGGGGGAGGTTAAGAAAGGTATGATAAACCCACCGGAGGCGTTCCTTCTCACGGCTCTCTACATCAACGGATACGGTGTAGACAAGGACACATCGCAAGCATTGCGATGGCTCTTTAACGCATGGGGAGTGAAACATCCACTGGCGTCAGCATACGGATACAGAATCGCGCAGGCCATCGGGCACACACCTGATAACCTAGAAAGCGTAATCGAAACCCTTGAACTAATGGCGCTGCGTGGTTCAAGAACTGCCCTCCAAGATTTAGCCATGCTCTCCAAGAGTACCTacgagaagacgaagaaaacaATCCGTGACGTCCTCGCAGGCACGGGCgccaatttcttcttcaagacagAAATGCTCCATGGATTCGCTCACAATATGTGGATCAGAACCTTTGAAAACATACCGATTTTGCTTGAGAACTTTTCTCAGCTCGATTCCATCGCCGACTACACAGCCAACAAGAGAGGTGACCGGATTCTTCATGTGGCTGCAAGTTGCGGTCAAACGGAAGCCATCGGAGCTCTACTGAATCACTTTCCGTCGCTGGAAGTTAATCAGCTCAACGGTCAAGGCGAGACGCCGCTTCTTTGTGCTTGCCGCGCTGGGCAGTATGATACGGTACTGTGGCTCGCTTCCAATGGAGCAACAGCGTCGGTGGCACGGAATGGAGAGTCTCCGCTTCACTGGCTGATATCCTTtaatgatgaggagatcgaAAGCGTTGGCCCAGCACTGATCCAAGCCGGTGCGGATGTGAATGCCAAGACGAGCACATTCATCGCTTACCAAGCGGGGTTCCCGGCATCGCTAGATATTGATCGGCTCCCGGAGGGTCATCCAATCGGATGGG CGACTCAGTGTGACCGTCCCAAAAttgtcaagttcttgctATCCCACACAGCCGATCCGAGGATGTGCAATACATCGTGGCCTCAAGCAAGAAGTGCATTGGAGATTGCAGCATCGCAGCTTCGTTCAGAATGTCTGGAGTTGATGATCCATGCCATCGAGCAATTCAACCTCGAACAAGGGGCAGAGAAACGGGGCGGCTTCTTTGTGACAGGTCTCCTTCAGCAGGCCGTTTACGGCAGCAGCCTATTTGATATGATCCTATACCATGGGCCGAGATACCAACAGGCGATGGAATCAACTTTCCAGTGCCTGTTGCCAAGGACCAGCAGACTTGTCTCCCCTCAAGGCTACGGCGGCTTCAACCAAACCCTTCTATATTTGGCTATCTCGCTAGCCCGAGATGAATTGGTTGAATATCTCCTCAAGCACGGCGCCGACGTCATCAAAACTGGGGAAAACTACGATGAAGAAGTGCTTCAATCCCAAGACGTCGGTGCGTTCAAAACCGCTGATATTAACCGCGCATGTGGCGTTGACCTGCGAACGCCGCTGCTAGAGGCCGTTCGATGGAATCGCCCCACAAtggtcaatctcctccttgaaCATGGAGCCCATGCCACGGGAGCTTCCAAGAATCCTTTCAGTGGACAAGACTCAACATGGACCGCTCTCCATGTCCTTGCGTATGCAGGACAAAACGATACGCGACTAGTCCAAccccttcttgaccatggcgCGCCCCTCGACGGCTTCCCGGACGAACCAGGCAGAACCGAATCCCCACTGCTCGTCGCGGTGCAGAACGACCAGTTCCAACTCGCTGAATGCTTTGTATCGCATGGTGCCGATATCAACTTCACCAGCATGAGCAGCGGCCATCTGAGCTTCACAAACCCCACGACTATCTTGGGCCATGTCATCGCCTCCAACGCGCGAAATTCAATTGCACGTCTCCGCTACCTCCTTGACAGTGGGGACTGCTTagacttcatcgtcgagcGAACCCGGCAGTGGACGGCGCTCCACCGCGCCGCAGCCGCTCACATCGATGCCGAGTTCCGCGGGACGGATGCAACCGAGGCGGCTGAGCTGGACTGGACTGACATCGACTGGAGTGCAAACCGCGAGATCGTGAATGAGCTACTGTTGCGGTTTAGTGATCCGGCAcagcttgatgctgtcgagaaAAGCATGGGGCTAACGGCGATGCACCTGGCAGTTCTCGCGGGTAATGATGCCGCAGTGAAattgcttcttgacaagggtgCCCGCGGAGACATGCCGAGTGCAGGCGGCCAGGGACCGACAGCCGCTGACATGGCACTTGGAATACAGATGGAGAGGTTGTCTGTGAGTGAAGAAGGTGCTCGGCCTGGCGAAGAGGAGGTAGCGGCTCGTAAGAGGTGTAGTGATCTTCTAAATCCGCTAGCCCAGCCTTTAGCATGA